Within Limanda limanda chromosome 17, fLimLim1.1, whole genome shotgun sequence, the genomic segment GTAATCACAATCAAACATTACCAGAGGGCTGGGGTGAGGTCTGATGTCAAGCCTAGTAACAAGTGAGAGACTTCTAAAGATTTGAGTATGTTTGAAACATTAGGGTGGCGCTGTTGATGGTTCCTGGTGCGAATCCAAGTTTGTCCAGTGATCTTTCTATTTAGAGTTTACATGTTCTCctcttgtctgtgttttctctaaCAGTCTTAATACATTCGATTGGGGAGTAGGTGAATTGCTATTTCTATGTTAGCCCTGTGATAGGCTGTCGACCTGTCCAGCCCAATGTCAACTGGGATTGACCCAGGCTCCACCGCCCACCTGACATCTGACAAAAGGAGAATTGTATCAAACTGTTTTCGAAGCCACTACAAATGTTGGGGCAAAAAGCCTGCTGTCACACAGAGACGGGTGATGTGTCACCATCTGTCAAACATGCCAGCGCACATTTGTAAGAATGTCAGTATCAGAAGATTGTTCTAACTGAGACGTCAAAGTCAACAGAGACTCAAGAAGCAATCGCTGAATCACGAGCCTATGAAACTATTATTATTAGGCCTTCTGCTGAATGGGCAGTTAAAAGAAAACTGGGTTGTGCAGGATGACCATTTTTtttgccaattattttcttggTTCATCATTTGGTCTCACCCAGAGATATCTGATAGAAAGACAAGACTGAGCAAAGAACACAGACTAAAGGatggagcatgcttctgcgttttcatggGCCCGGACGCGCAAGAGCCCTTCAGGGCCCCTTACGTGCTATCGTAGCCCTTCTTACgcgcttacgtgcgtcggccagtttttctaactagacgtcaaagccccgcaagcgtcacccgcccgcaagggctgtgattggtctgctaactacataatttctggagtcgcatttccggttcatgcccggaaaccacggaagatttagaaggacgaatatggaccaaatagaagagcacttggcagaagagatccgaaactatgaccactagtataacccgtcactgaccggcggatttttccgccaaaAAAAGgttctgaggagccgccgtggcgatgtaaataaatcgctcttcttcgtgccacacacgaaaacattactccgcctattgttctggcggggaattgcatggcaacacgcgcaacggttggaaaaccatgaatgacaaccagtcctgcgtcacaactgcgtgcttgcgggcccctgacaacgcagaagcatgctccggccttaagACACTGACACTTGAGCTGTGCATTTGCAACAGTGTAATGACTGAGGTGTGTCCTTCAAATGCAACAGACAAAAGTGTCCTTCCATTGCTGATCAACAGAAACTCCAACCGTGGGATCCTTCTCGGAGCCAACCTATCCCAGCATTCATCGAGTGCTGGTGCCAAAGCTGGAAGGAAAAGTTCTAAAAAACATCCAGAGCACCTGACTTGAATATTTGTGTTCTCTAATGTACAGTGTTCAGCTGTAAAATGGTGTCTAAACGTCAGAAAGACTATAGCaacatgtgtggttgtgttcacTTCAGTCAATTTCTTAAATTCAAAAAGATATAATACTtagaatatttaatatttcaaataccAGGTATTGATTTACCATatacagaatttaaaaaaggcAGCGCAGGTAATTTAAAGTGGACATATGATGGTAAATCCTGCTGTTCCCTGCTGAAAACAATCAATCTGAATTAACCACTGTTCAGAGGTGCGCAAGTGGAACCCTCAATGTCATACTGGTCATACTCAACAGGGGTAAAGATAAAAACCCTatgggaataaacaggaaaaagtctggacaaataaaaacctgaggTTTAACCTGGCGACAGGTTGATATCTGAGTCGTGTGAACAGCAGATCCCTGTTCCACTGGGAGTGAACACCTGCCGTCATTCAGAGATGTTTCCCTGAGGCCTCTGCTGCCGCCACAGCAGGACATCTGGACAGCGAATGAATGAAACatctttttatatttgatcATATTGACAGATGCATGCACACAAATCCCTCAGGTCATTAAAGCAGCTGCTTGTCCACACAGACAAGCTGTGAAATACCAACGAACTGTGATATTGAAACAAGTTGTCCGGAATTTGAATTCACagaattaaaactaaataaacatttaaaaaaatcacacagcataaaaagtatttgtactttttagtggtccatctttctttctttttttcaataatgCCAAAATGACAGTTTCAAAGTCTTACTTCAATTGAAGCCAAAACTGacttaaaataaactaaattacctttatgtttaatattgtttatttccaTCACTCTTCCTCTAAGTCtgtttaaatttaaacatttattgtaGTTTACAATATtatgcatatgtacttgtacatACATATGGACATTTTCTTTATGGACTCACTCCACAACTCGAAATGCATAAATCAAAAATCAAAGTCGACCCACAACATCTTAGCACTCGACCACATCTCAGTCTTCCTCCATTACGAGAGTCACTTCAATACTGAGGTGTCTTCATGACAACTGAGCCACACTATGTGTTGAGGAAGACTCTGAGATGCAAATGAAAGCACTTGAAACAGTTTGAAAAGGtgacttttttgtattttgtattttagatAAAGCGGAATGAAGCTGTTTTGTGTCTAATTGAGGAAACTTTCTCTTTTCTGGattcatttttagtttttctcagCTTTTGACTGAATTAAAATGCCCTTCCCTTTAAAaggtttattattgttattattttatatacaaattaaactAAAACTCACAATTAGTGGCTGATGAATAATAGCAACAGTTCAGTCATACTTTACAAGttgtattttttctctttaaaaacatatttgaatGAGTTGAATTTTGACTCCTTTCGGTTGAAATGATTTTATAAGGAAAGTGTCTATGGAGATACAAAACTTTCTCTGGTCTTCCACAGTTGTAGAAGATCAAAAGGGATTTTTCGGCTTTCATCATTGCACAAAAGCCATGTTTGGTTTTATTATAGGTGTTGTGGTTCAAGTACAGTGGTGAACGCTCATTTCAAAACCTCGTCATTACGGCACATCCTTTCATGTGCTGCACTGTTTAACAGCATTATTTGAAATATGTCATTTGCACTGAATAAACATTGCTGAGCTGTCTGACTTGTACTAAGTGAGCTGGCTTGTTGTTGTATTCGTAATGAAGGTGCCACGGAGGCTACCTTTGGGCTATTAATGAACCGGTGAGGGTTATTAAAACTAATTTTATCATCTGTAATGAAAAATGAACGACTGGTGTTTGATTTTCTTGGCAAAATAACAAGGAGAAGTTTGCTTTGATCAGGAAAATATCTGAGGCCTGTAGGAGAATTTAATCAGCGGCAATGTTTTGGCTTCAGAATATCTGCatagaggaaaagagagaaaaaacggAAAGTTGATGAGGTTAAAAGGGGTAGGGAGTAAAAAAAGCAATAAAGCCAGCCCCTACCCAAAGAGATCATTAAGTTAATGGATTGCTGGTGGCTAAAAGCATTACAGTGTTGGGTAAAGATCTGTGGACAGCCGAGGCCGAGGAGCGGCACGCTGAGAGCCGAGGGCCGGCTCACAAGTGACGAAGGGCATTAGCAGCCCTGCATCCTCCAGTCTGCAGCTGGTATTAGCAGGCACCGAGCGCCCTGTCAACACATAGTGTATTACTCCACACGCAAATCCTCCAACTGCCGTCGACACCAGCGTGGGCCTGTGCTGAGGCAGGATGAACCGAGGGGAAAGAAACCTTGAGAGGAATAAGTCATGTTTCTCAGATGTGATAAGAAACATTTGGGAGAAAATCTTGTTGGAAAAATAATCATAGAAAGGATATTAAAAGGGTTTAGTGTAATCTGAAAGCACGAGTAATACACTTGTTTAAAAATCGCATTGAAATACAGTAGAATCAACGTTATAACCGACTATTATCTGCTGTGTTTTCCAGAGCAGCTGTTAACAGACTGTTCTCTAATCCTTCTGGGAGCTTTAACGCCGCAGGATGACACACAAAACCTGAAATAGGCAGATAACCACAGAGCTCGTGAACTGTGCCGCCGGACGGCTGGGAGCTTTATGCAACAGGACAAACGGCATCATGTAAAAGACAAGAGGATCACTGTCGGACACTTGAGGATCCAACACGCACATACTTCAAAAGGCttctcattgtgtttgtttaagcCGTATTGTTGCAGATCTTCGCCCCGTGTGCGCTTGCTCTCCGGTGACAAGCACAGGGATTTGTCTGCCGCATGTGTACAGGCAGGGCTGGCTCTGGGGCTAAGGAGCATCATTATGGACTAAACAcaactaaaacaaaacacaggctTTCTGGTGCCCCACAGTCTACCCAGCTGAGGCTGAGCggaggggaggggtggaggggggggtctcAGTCAGTGTGAGAGAAGTGGCTCTACCTACATGATTAGAGAAAGTGATTCATTGAAACGTGTGGTTGTAAATTCCCAGACCCGCTGCTGGCTCCGTCCGTACAGACTCGTGTTGTTCAGCACGCTGTGTTCAAACTCACAGAACTAAGAAGATCCCAAAGTTTTTCAAAAAATTTCAAAATGCTAATTAACAAGACATTTATAACACCTGCTTATTTTCATTGATGCTGCTGCCTTATGAAAATACAGCCCCGTGCAGCTTTTATCACCAGCTGGAACAGAATATGAGGCATGGATCTCGATGTGTAGTGTTCCACAGTATATTGTGCATATTTTAATATCATGAATCATGCATTGCTTTGTTAGAAGCATTGTAATGTTGCAGCTGGAGGACGAGTTGGTTCTACGCGTAATGTTGGTAACTTCAACCAGTGTTGAAAAGTTACTAAGTATAAATACTCAAGTATATTACATCAGGAACTTGTATTTAACAGGTTTATTTCCATTTAATGACTCAACTACATTAATTTGACAGCTACATTTAGTGGCTGAACCCAAGACACAGGAGGTTATAGAGTCGGTTGTACACGTTAATGCGTCAGTACAATAATTCAATAACAATACatcactgagggggggggggggggtcttattGAGTACTTCTTATTCTTTGATACTGGTCGATGACACTTCGGTACTTTTACTCAATCAAGAATTTTAATGCAGGACTAATtctatacattttattattgtactAAAGTTTCTTGTcgataaaatatatattgacAAATCTACTTGTTGTAAATAGAGCTATAAAATAAACGTCCTGCAATCAATTCCTTTCCTCTATAAGTGAAACTATGGCTTCATTTCATGAAACAACCTTGCCGACGTGGGATTCAAGCTTAAGTTTTGTTTTCTACTGCTGAGATGTACAAAGGGCAGAGATTCAAAGTCACTGATGTGGTGCGTTTTCAGGAGAGTGAAGCATCAGCCTCTGCATCCTCCACTGGAGCAGTGATCCCTCTCCTCAGCTCGGCTCCTGCTGGGCtgcagatggagaggaggggttTGTGAAGGTGGCAGCTGCTGATTCCCTCAGTCAGTGAATCTGGACTGCTTCTTTTATCAGCTTGTAATGGGTCTAATGTATGTCTGACACCCTCACAGTGATAAGATGGGGCTGATTAGCTGGGAAGGGGGGGTATACACCACATGTTGATATTAGGTTGTAATAAGACCAGTATCCCAACCAGAAGTTCATCTTCAAACCATCTTCTGTCTCTATAGTTACAGTTCTGGGACATAGTTGTAATGGAGAGTATTTGATTGTGTGCATGACTTTAAAGTGTCCTCTCGCTCAGACTGAGTACAGGTgatcaaatgaaagaaaaaagaaaagcatttaaAATTATTTCAGTGTCGTTTTATTGTACgaatataaagaataaatagCAAATTTCATTAATTTACAGGATAAAACAAGTCACCGATACACGACTCTATCAATGATTCCACGTTTAACTCTGAGGTTGATCTGCTTCATCCAAACATGGGACACAGCACAAGTCCTTACGCGGCTCTACGCGCCACATctccataaatacaaaatatataaccaATATTCTCCACAAATAAAGTAGACTCTGGTTACAAATAATACTGACTTTGTACAGGGAGTTATACATAACTGCGTGGCAACCGCatatacagacaaaaaaatacattccTACACTCGGTGGTGCGTGTGAGAGGGagatcacaaaaacaaaaaagaaatgtcGAGCTTATAATTCATGTCGttcagctggagcaggagcaTTTGCAGTCTGTGATGATGGGGTACTGCACGGGTATCCAAGCGCACTTCAGCCCCCCCTTCCTCTGCACGCATCTCCACCTCAGTATCGTCAGGTGGGTGGAGGTCGCGGGCTTGCACACCATCCCCTCCGGCACCGAGCACGACCTCTTGCTGAGGCAGCTGCCCACACGCACGAACCGCGGCCAGAACCGGTTCCCCAGGTCGGTCCAGGTGTAGACCACCGGGCAGAACGAGTACGCCCACAGCCACTGCTGCAGCCGCCGCTTCAGTTTCTTACTCGGCTTGTGCTTCTTGCCGAACTGCACGTCGAAGTCCATCGCTCGGATCTCCTTGGGCAGCACCCCGCCGGGCTTCTGCACGTCCGAGTCGTCGAGCTCCTCGTTCCCGGTGTACTTGTCCTCCACGGGCGGCGAGACGGACAGAAAGTGGCTGTCAAAGTCCCCCAGGACGCTCTTCAGCTCGGTCTCGTTGAGGTCCCTCTCCTTGGGGTCGAAGACGGGGTCCGGGTCTTCTCTGAGCTCCACCAGCGGCAGACTGTCGCTCGGGATGGGGCGGAGGAGGTAGTAGTGCTGACAGAGCCCGCTGTCCATGAGAAGTCCCAGAGACAGCAGCAACAGATACATGGCCACGCACTGCTGAGGTTGGTCCATGTCGGTCGGGCCAGCGGCGGCTTCAGTGCGCACAGGGAGCTGCTACAGGGGCCACGGTCTTGTGCGTAATTACGCGTATCCAAACCTGGGCGCTGAgggtctttttttaaaaatcgacGCTTCCCATGATGAAAATCcgtgacagaaataaaaaaaagagaggcatCAGGGGAACCGAGGTGTC encodes:
- the nog1 gene encoding noggin-1, whose protein sequence is MDQPQQCVAMYLLLLSLGLLMDSGLCQHYYLLRPIPSDSLPLVELREDPDPVFDPKERDLNETELKSVLGDFDSHFLSVSPPVEDKYTGNEELDDSDVQKPGGVLPKEIRAMDFDVQFGKKHKPSKKLKRRLQQWLWAYSFCPVVYTWTDLGNRFWPRFVRVGSCLSKRSCSVPEGMVCKPATSTHLTILRWRCVQRKGGLKCAWIPVQYPIITDCKCSCSS